The Xanthomonas sontii genome contains a region encoding:
- a CDS encoding sigma-54 dependent transcriptional regulator, with protein sequence MPCLLIIDDNPAVATALEVLFSLHDIDTVHADSPQAGLQRLGEGDIDLVLQDMNFTADTTSGEEGVALFEAIRTRHPDLPVILLTAWTQLSSAVELVKAGAADYLAKPWDDRKLLTTVNNLLELSETRRELERRRDGERRHRQQLAQRYDLCGAVFADPASERAIALACQVARSELPVLITGPNGSGKEKIAQIIQANSSVRRGPFVALNCGAIPAELIEAELFGAEAGAYTGANKVREGKFEAADGGTLFLDEIGNLSLAGQMKLLRVLETGRFERLGSNRERQVKVRVISATNADLTAMIRDGSFREDLYYRLNAVELSLPALAERPGDIVPLAEHFLSGDKPLSAGACQALQRHAWPGNVRELRNVVQRAELLAGGAQIESADLNLPKPAAPRAAAAAEPDRERIVAELSRAHGVIAQAAAELGMSRQALYRRMDRYGIPRE encoded by the coding sequence ATGCCCTGCCTGCTGATCATCGACGACAACCCTGCGGTCGCCACCGCGCTGGAAGTGCTGTTTTCCCTGCACGACATCGACACCGTCCATGCCGACAGCCCGCAGGCCGGCCTGCAGCGCCTGGGCGAGGGCGACATCGACCTGGTCCTGCAGGACATGAACTTCACCGCCGACACCACCTCCGGCGAGGAAGGCGTGGCCCTGTTCGAGGCGATCCGCACGCGCCATCCGGATCTGCCGGTGATCCTGCTGACCGCCTGGACCCAGCTCAGCAGCGCGGTGGAACTGGTCAAGGCCGGCGCCGCCGACTACCTGGCCAAGCCCTGGGACGACCGCAAGCTGCTGACCACGGTCAACAACCTGCTGGAGCTGTCTGAGACACGACGCGAACTGGAACGCCGCCGCGACGGCGAGCGCCGCCATCGCCAGCAATTGGCGCAGCGCTACGACCTGTGCGGCGCGGTGTTCGCCGATCCCGCCAGCGAGCGCGCGATCGCGCTGGCCTGCCAGGTGGCGCGCTCGGAACTGCCGGTGCTGATCACCGGCCCCAACGGCAGCGGCAAGGAGAAGATCGCGCAGATCATCCAGGCCAACTCCTCGGTACGGCGCGGCCCGTTCGTGGCGCTCAATTGCGGCGCGATCCCGGCCGAACTGATCGAGGCCGAACTGTTCGGCGCCGAGGCCGGCGCCTACACCGGCGCCAACAAGGTGCGCGAGGGCAAGTTCGAGGCCGCCGACGGCGGCACCCTGTTCCTGGACGAGATCGGCAACCTGTCGCTGGCCGGGCAGATGAAGCTGCTGCGGGTGCTGGAGACCGGCCGGTTCGAGCGGCTCGGCTCCAACCGCGAGCGGCAGGTCAAGGTGCGGGTGATCAGCGCCACCAATGCCGACCTGACCGCGATGATCCGCGACGGCAGCTTCCGCGAGGACCTGTACTACCGGCTCAACGCGGTGGAACTGTCGCTGCCGGCGCTGGCCGAGCGCCCCGGCGACATCGTGCCGCTGGCCGAACACTTCCTCTCCGGCGACAAGCCGCTGTCGGCCGGCGCCTGCCAGGCGCTGCAGCGCCACGCCTGGCCCGGCAACGTGCGCGAACTGCGCAACGTGGTGCAGCGCGCCGAACTGCTGGCCGGCGGTGCGCAGATCGAGTCCGCCGACCTCAACCTGCCCAAGCCCGCCGCGCCGCGCGCGGCCGCCGCCGCCGAACCCGACCGCGAGCGCATCGTGGCCGAGCTGAGCCGTGCGCACGGCGTCATCGCCCAGGCCGCCGCCGAACTGGGCATGAGCCGGCAGGCGCTGTACCGGCGCATGGACCGCTACGGCATCCCGCGCGAATGA
- a CDS encoding PAS domain-containing sensor histidine kinase has protein sequence MKLRRSFTVMLFLRLLPVLALAAALPWLLAYWMDRGWEVVTASALALLLLMWWTLRRATAPMRSLFRALAGTVSSYRDGEYNFGVHWRGDDELGEMVAAHAQLGEILREQRQGLAQRELMLDTMVQNTPVAMLLTSKGGDGLRRVVFSNLAARKLLHSGWKLEGQRLDDLLLGVPAPLREAISRGGDSLFAIEGSDEDPEEEQIYHLSQRRFHLNGRPHELLLIRLLTAELRRQEVHTWKKVIRVISHELNNSLAPIASLAHSGAELVRRQKVERLEEVFGTIEERARHLEGFIRGYARFAKLPQPQLQTVHWAQFLAGLQQQIPFALDLESPDLHSRVDPAQLQQALLNLVKNAHESLPEGQTPADGVRVRVSTRPDWLRLEVLDRGSGMNEAVLHNALMPFYSTKRNGTGLGLALTREIVEAHGGRLSLHNRDEGGLCVTVQLPQGERG, from the coding sequence ATGAAACTGCGCCGCTCCTTCACCGTCATGCTGTTCCTGCGCCTGCTGCCGGTGCTGGCGCTGGCCGCCGCCCTGCCGTGGCTGCTGGCCTACTGGATGGACCGCGGCTGGGAAGTGGTGACCGCCTCGGCGCTGGCCCTGCTGCTGTTGATGTGGTGGACGCTGCGCCGCGCCACCGCGCCGATGCGCTCGCTGTTCCGCGCCCTGGCCGGCACCGTCAGCAGCTACCGCGACGGCGAATACAACTTCGGCGTGCACTGGCGCGGCGACGACGAACTGGGCGAGATGGTCGCCGCGCACGCGCAACTGGGCGAGATCCTGCGCGAACAGCGCCAGGGCCTGGCGCAGCGCGAGCTGATGCTCGACACCATGGTGCAGAACACCCCGGTGGCGATGCTGCTCACCTCCAAGGGCGGCGACGGCCTGCGCCGCGTGGTGTTCTCCAACCTGGCTGCGCGCAAGCTGCTGCACAGCGGCTGGAAGCTGGAAGGACAGCGCCTGGACGACCTGCTGCTGGGTGTGCCGGCGCCGCTGCGCGAAGCGATCTCGCGTGGTGGCGACAGCCTGTTCGCCATCGAAGGCAGCGACGAGGACCCGGAGGAGGAGCAGATCTACCACCTGTCGCAGCGCCGCTTCCATCTCAACGGCCGCCCGCACGAACTGCTGTTGATCCGCCTGCTCACCGCCGAACTGCGCCGCCAGGAAGTGCACACCTGGAAGAAGGTGATCCGGGTGATCAGCCACGAGCTCAACAACTCGCTCGCGCCGATCGCCTCGCTGGCGCACTCCGGCGCCGAGCTGGTACGACGACAGAAGGTGGAGCGGCTGGAAGAGGTGTTCGGCACCATCGAGGAGCGCGCGCGGCACCTGGAAGGCTTCATCCGCGGCTACGCGCGCTTCGCCAAGCTGCCGCAGCCGCAACTGCAGACGGTGCACTGGGCGCAATTCCTGGCCGGGCTGCAGCAGCAGATTCCGTTCGCGCTGGACCTGGAATCGCCGGACCTGCACAGCCGGGTCGATCCGGCGCAACTGCAGCAGGCCCTGCTCAACCTGGTCAAGAACGCCCACGAATCCCTGCCCGAGGGGCAGACGCCGGCCGATGGCGTGCGCGTGCGCGTGTCTACCCGCCCGGACTGGCTGCGCCTGGAAGTGCTGGACCGCGGCAGCGGCATGAATGAGGCGGTGCTGCACAACGCGTTGATGCCGTTCTACTCGACCAAGCGCAACGGCACCGGCCTGGGCCTGGCCCTGACCCGCGAGATCGTCGAAGCCCACGGCGGCCGCCTGTCGCTGCACAACCGCGACGAAGGCGGGCTGTGCGTGACGGTGCAGTTGCCACAGGGGGAGCGGGGCTGA
- a CDS encoding GNAT family N-acetyltransferase, with product MAGRIRLARAQELARLPEIERRASALLQGHPAQAVFATHGLDAEALRAGLTREQLWVALDEDERCVGYLLGGRLDDGFHVQQMDVDPDAGRRGHGRALLRHARAAAAAAGFQCMLLTTLRDVPWNAPFYASEGFVEMPPAQWGPQLRATWRQEAALGFPMHLRVAMRCPLPSR from the coding sequence ATGGCCGGGCGCATCCGTCTGGCGCGCGCGCAGGAGTTGGCGCGATTGCCGGAGATCGAGCGGCGCGCCAGCGCCCTGCTGCAAGGGCATCCGGCGCAGGCCGTGTTCGCGACGCACGGACTGGATGCGGAGGCGCTGCGCGCCGGACTGACGCGCGAGCAGTTATGGGTCGCGTTGGACGAGGACGAACGTTGCGTCGGCTATCTGCTCGGCGGGCGCCTGGACGACGGCTTCCACGTGCAACAGATGGACGTGGATCCCGATGCCGGGCGCCGCGGCCACGGCCGTGCCCTGCTGCGGCATGCGCGCGCCGCCGCGGCAGCTGCTGGTTTTCAATGCATGCTGCTGACCACCTTGCGCGACGTGCCGTGGAATGCGCCGTTCTACGCCAGCGAGGGCTTCGTCGAGATGCCGCCTGCGCAGTGGGGCCCGCAGTTGCGCGCGACCTGGCGACAGGAAGCCGCGCTCGGTTTCCCGATGCACCTGCGGGTGGCGATGCGTTGTCCGCTGCCGTCGCGCTGA
- the glmU gene encoding bifunctional UDP-N-acetylglucosamine diphosphorylase/glucosamine-1-phosphate N-acetyltransferase GlmU, whose amino-acid sequence MSLPLHVVILAAGAGKRMKSVKPKVLQPIAGRPMLAHVIETARQLQPDAIHIVHGHGGEAVLAAFADQPDLLWAEQAQQLGTGHAVQQAMAAVPDAATVLVLYGDVPLIRAETLTRLLHAPGRVAVLVAEPEDPTGYGRIVRDAAGKVAAIVEQKDADDEQRRIRTINTGIVTAESTALKRWLVQLRNDNAQGEYYLTDVFAAAAAEFTPAEMVLVADPIEAEGANDPWQLAQLERAWQLRAARALCEQGVQLIDPNRLDQRGRVRAGHDVRIDANVILEGEVELGDGVSIGPFVRLKDVVLGPGTEVRAHCDLEGVVAEGAVQIGPFARLRPGTVLADGVHIGNFVETKKAVLGVGSKANHLTYLGDATIGSGVNIGAGVITCNYDGVNKSQTVIGDGVFVGSNSALVAPLEIGDGATIGAGSVITRSAPAGKLSVARVRQETVEGWKRPGKRD is encoded by the coding sequence ATGAGCCTGCCCCTGCACGTCGTGATCCTCGCCGCTGGCGCGGGCAAGCGGATGAAATCGGTCAAGCCCAAGGTGCTGCAGCCGATCGCTGGCCGACCGATGCTGGCGCATGTGATCGAGACCGCGCGCCAACTGCAGCCGGACGCGATCCACATCGTCCATGGCCACGGCGGCGAGGCGGTGCTGGCGGCGTTCGCCGACCAGCCGGACCTGCTGTGGGCCGAGCAGGCGCAACAGCTGGGCACCGGCCACGCGGTGCAGCAGGCGATGGCGGCCGTGCCCGACGCGGCCACGGTGCTGGTGCTGTACGGCGACGTGCCGCTGATCCGCGCCGAGACCCTGACCCGCCTGCTGCATGCGCCCGGTCGCGTCGCGGTGCTGGTGGCCGAGCCGGAGGATCCCACCGGCTACGGCCGCATCGTGCGCGATGCCGCCGGCAAGGTCGCGGCGATCGTCGAGCAGAAGGACGCCGACGACGAGCAGCGGCGCATCCGCACCATCAACACCGGCATCGTCACCGCCGAGTCCACCGCGCTGAAGCGCTGGCTGGTGCAGTTGCGCAACGACAACGCGCAGGGCGAGTACTACCTGACCGACGTGTTCGCCGCCGCCGCCGCCGAGTTCACCCCGGCCGAGATGGTGCTGGTGGCCGACCCGATCGAGGCCGAGGGCGCCAACGATCCGTGGCAGCTGGCGCAACTGGAACGTGCCTGGCAGTTGCGCGCGGCGCGTGCGCTGTGCGAGCAGGGCGTGCAACTGATCGACCCGAACCGCCTGGACCAGCGCGGCCGCGTGCGCGCCGGCCACGACGTGCGCATCGACGCCAACGTGATCCTGGAAGGCGAGGTGGAACTGGGCGACGGCGTCAGCATCGGCCCGTTCGTGCGCTTGAAGGACGTGGTGCTGGGGCCGGGCACCGAGGTGCGTGCGCACTGCGACCTGGAAGGCGTGGTCGCCGAGGGCGCGGTGCAGATCGGCCCGTTCGCGCGGCTGCGCCCGGGCACGGTACTGGCCGATGGCGTGCACATCGGCAACTTCGTCGAGACCAAGAAGGCGGTGCTCGGCGTCGGCAGCAAAGCCAATCACCTGACCTACCTGGGCGATGCCACCATCGGCAGCGGGGTCAACATCGGCGCCGGCGTCATCACCTGCAACTACGACGGCGTCAACAAGTCGCAGACGGTGATCGGCGATGGCGTGTTCGTCGGCTCCAACAGCGCGCTGGTGGCGCCGCTGGAGATCGGCGACGGCGCCACCATCGGTGCCGGCTCGGTGATCACCCGCAGCGCGCCGGCCGGCAAGCTGAGCGTGGCACGCGTACGCCAGGAAACCGTCGAAGGCTGGAAACGCCCGGGCAAGCGCGACTGA
- a CDS encoding GtrA family protein has translation MGLLRQGSQFLLIGLLQLLVDWSVFVAATAAGMPTVPGNVLGRVCGALLGFWLNGRITFASNDAARLGWRRFGRFMAMWLVLTALSTWLVALCAHALGLRLAWLAKPLVEGMLAVVSFFLGRQLVYR, from the coding sequence ATGGGTCTCCTGCGCCAGGGCAGCCAGTTCCTGCTGATCGGCCTGCTGCAATTGCTGGTCGACTGGAGCGTGTTCGTCGCCGCCACCGCGGCCGGCATGCCCACCGTGCCGGGCAACGTGCTGGGCCGCGTCTGTGGCGCCCTGCTCGGGTTCTGGCTCAACGGCCGCATCACCTTCGCCAGCAACGACGCCGCACGCCTGGGCTGGCGCCGCTTCGGCCGCTTCATGGCCATGTGGCTCGTGCTCACCGCACTCAGCACCTGGCTGGTGGCGCTGTGCGCCCACGCCCTGGGCCTGCGCCTGGCCTGGCTGGCCAAGCCGCTGGTCGAAGGCATGCTGGCGGTGGTGTCGTTCTTCCTGGGCCGGCAGTTGGTGTATCGCTAG
- a CDS encoding IS481 family transposase: MNLHKHARLSPRGRALLVDRILVHGLRVEEAAHAAGVSVRTAYKWLKRFKEEGAQGLSDRTSRPHDCPHATPRGVVDQVIALRRSRHTYRQIAEQLPVAPSTIARLLRRAGLHRLAELEPALPDNRYEYAQPGQLLHLDIKKLARFRQPGHRVTDDRTVTSRGIGWEYVHLAIDDHSRVAFGTIEPDERGFSACRALMQAVRYYRSLGVRLERVLTDNGACYKSRRFRRLVRRLGLRHLRTRPYTPRTNGKAERLVQTSLREWAYARSYIDSTQRANAFSGWLHHYNWHRPHASLGYKPPISRIPLNNVVGLHS, encoded by the coding sequence ATGAACCTGCATAAACATGCCCGTTTGAGCCCTCGCGGTCGAGCCCTGCTGGTGGATCGCATCCTTGTTCATGGGCTGCGCGTGGAAGAAGCGGCGCATGCGGCCGGTGTGAGCGTCCGAACGGCCTACAAATGGCTCAAGCGCTTCAAGGAAGAGGGGGCGCAAGGGCTGAGCGACCGCACCTCCCGGCCTCACGACTGCCCCCATGCCACGCCTCGGGGCGTGGTGGATCAGGTCATCGCGCTGCGCCGTTCACGCCACACGTATCGGCAGATCGCCGAGCAGCTGCCTGTGGCGCCGAGCACCATCGCCCGGTTGCTGCGCCGCGCCGGCCTGCACCGGCTGGCCGAGCTGGAACCGGCGCTGCCGGACAATCGCTATGAATACGCCCAACCCGGCCAACTGCTGCATCTGGACATCAAGAAGCTGGCCCGTTTCCGCCAGCCCGGCCACCGCGTGACCGATGATCGGACGGTCACCTCCCGTGGCATTGGCTGGGAGTACGTCCACCTAGCCATCGACGATCACTCGCGCGTGGCCTTCGGCACCATCGAGCCCGATGAGCGCGGTTTCAGTGCCTGCAGGGCCCTGATGCAGGCGGTTCGCTACTACCGCAGCCTGGGCGTGCGCTTGGAGCGCGTGTTGACCGACAACGGCGCCTGCTACAAATCACGCCGCTTTCGACGCCTTGTCCGACGGCTCGGCCTGCGCCATCTGCGAACCCGACCCTACACGCCACGCACCAATGGCAAGGCCGAGCGGCTGGTGCAGACCAGCCTGCGAGAATGGGCTTATGCGCGCTCCTATATCGACTCCACGCAACGCGCCAACGCCTTCTCGGGCTGGCTGCATCATTACAACTGGCATCGACCACACGCCAGCCTCGGCTACAAACCGCCCATCTCCCGAATTCCACTGAACAACGTGGTGGGTTTACACAGCTAG
- a CDS encoding chorismate mutase produces MHALTAVLAGALLMGCALPARSATPLEPLLDRIVERNAIGDQVALSKWDSGKPVLDATREAAVLASVRDQAPAHGVDPDDAARFFGMQIESNKLVQYELLSRWHLRGRAPNSPRPDLTALRARLDQLQGEMLDALQASATLRQAPDCPATTARAAEAYALRWQLDQLHRTALVRSLGDFCH; encoded by the coding sequence ATGCATGCGCTGACCGCCGTGCTGGCCGGCGCCCTGTTGATGGGATGCGCGCTGCCCGCACGCAGCGCCACCCCACTGGAGCCGCTGCTGGATCGCATCGTCGAGCGCAACGCGATCGGCGACCAGGTGGCGCTGAGCAAGTGGGACAGCGGCAAGCCGGTGCTGGATGCCACGCGCGAGGCCGCGGTGCTGGCGAGCGTGCGCGATCAGGCGCCGGCCCACGGCGTGGATCCGGACGATGCGGCGCGTTTCTTCGGCATGCAGATCGAATCCAACAAACTGGTGCAGTACGAATTGCTGTCGCGTTGGCACCTGCGCGGCCGCGCGCCCAACAGCCCGCGCCCGGACCTGACCGCACTGCGCGCGCGCCTGGACCAGCTGCAGGGCGAGATGCTGGACGCGTTGCAGGCCAGCGCCACGCTGCGCCAGGCCCCGGATTGCCCGGCCACCACCGCACGCGCGGCCGAGGCCTATGCGCTGCGCTGGCAGCTCGACCAACTGCACCGCACCGCGCTGGTGCGCAGCCTGGGTGATTTCTGCCATTGA
- a CDS encoding F0F1 ATP synthase subunit epsilon: MSTIRCDIVSAEHEIYHGDATLVVATGELGELGIAPKHAPLITRLKPGKVVVTTPSGEQLDFAISGGILEVQPQVVTILADTAIRAQDIDEASVRKAKEEAERLLANRGEGMDVAEAQAKLAEVTAQLQALERLRKNLKH, from the coding sequence ATGAGCACCATCCGTTGCGACATCGTCAGCGCCGAGCATGAGATCTACCACGGCGACGCCACCCTGGTGGTCGCGACCGGCGAGCTGGGCGAGCTGGGCATCGCGCCCAAGCACGCGCCGTTGATCACCCGGCTCAAGCCCGGCAAGGTGGTGGTGACCACCCCGAGCGGCGAGCAGCTGGATTTCGCCATTTCCGGCGGCATCCTCGAGGTACAGCCGCAGGTGGTGACGATCCTGGCCGACACCGCGATCCGCGCGCAGGACATCGACGAGGCGTCGGTGCGCAAGGCCAAGGAAGAAGCCGAGCGCCTGCTCGCCAACCGCGGCGAAGGCATGGACGTGGCCGAGGCACAGGCCAAGCTGGCCGAGGTCACCGCGCAGTTGCAGGCGCTGGAGCGCCTGCGCAAGAACCTCAAGCACTGA
- the atpD gene encoding F0F1 ATP synthase subunit beta gives MSQGKIVQIIGAVVDVEFARADVPKVYDALKVDGTAITLEVQQQLGDGVVRTIALGSTDGLKRNLVATNTGRAISVPVGAGTLGRIMDVLGRPIDEAGDVQATDHWEIHRAAPTYEDQSSATELLETGIKVIDLMCPFAKGGKVGLFGGAGVGKTVNMMELINNIAKAHSGLSVFAGVGERTREGNDFYHEMKDSNVLDKVAMVYGQMNEPPGNRLRVALTGLTMAEYFRDEKDASGKGKDVLLFVDNIYRYTLAGTEVSALLGRMPSAVGYQPTLAEEMGVLQERITSTKSGSITSIQAVYVPADDLTDPSPATTFAHLDATVVLSRNIASLGIYPAVDPLDSTSRQLDPNVIGHEHYDTARRVQSTLQKYKELKDIIAILGMDELSEEDKQAVSRARKIERFFSQPFHVAEVFTGSPGKYVSLKDTIRGFKAIVDGEYDHLPEQAFYMVGGIEEAVEKAKKMAEKA, from the coding sequence ATGAGTCAGGGCAAGATCGTTCAGATCATCGGCGCGGTCGTCGACGTCGAATTCGCGCGTGCCGATGTGCCGAAGGTGTACGACGCACTGAAGGTCGACGGCACCGCCATCACGCTGGAAGTGCAGCAGCAGTTGGGCGACGGCGTCGTGCGTACGATCGCCCTCGGCTCCACCGACGGCCTCAAGCGCAACCTGGTCGCCACCAACACCGGCCGTGCGATCTCGGTGCCGGTGGGCGCCGGCACGCTGGGCCGCATCATGGACGTGCTGGGTCGTCCGATCGACGAGGCCGGCGACGTGCAGGCCACCGACCATTGGGAAATCCACCGCGCGGCGCCGACCTACGAAGACCAGTCCTCGGCCACCGAGCTGCTGGAGACCGGCATCAAGGTCATCGACCTGATGTGCCCGTTCGCCAAGGGCGGCAAGGTCGGCCTGTTCGGCGGCGCCGGCGTCGGCAAGACCGTCAACATGATGGAACTGATCAACAACATCGCCAAGGCGCACTCGGGTCTGTCCGTGTTCGCCGGCGTGGGCGAGCGTACCCGCGAGGGCAACGACTTCTACCATGAGATGAAGGACTCCAACGTCCTGGACAAGGTGGCGATGGTGTACGGCCAGATGAACGAGCCGCCGGGCAACCGTCTGCGCGTCGCGCTGACCGGCCTGACCATGGCCGAGTACTTCCGCGACGAGAAGGACGCCTCGGGCAAGGGCAAGGACGTGCTGCTGTTCGTCGACAACATCTACCGCTACACCCTGGCCGGTACCGAAGTGTCGGCGCTGCTGGGCCGCATGCCGTCGGCGGTGGGCTACCAGCCGACCCTGGCCGAGGAAATGGGCGTGCTGCAGGAGCGCATCACCTCGACCAAGTCCGGCTCGATCACCTCGATCCAGGCCGTGTACGTGCCCGCGGACGACCTGACCGACCCGTCGCCGGCGACCACCTTCGCCCACCTCGACGCCACCGTCGTGCTGTCGCGTAACATCGCCTCGCTGGGTATCTATCCGGCGGTGGATCCGCTCGATTCGACCAGCCGCCAGCTGGACCCGAACGTGATCGGCCACGAGCACTACGACACCGCCCGCCGCGTGCAGTCCACCTTGCAGAAGTACAAGGAACTGAAGGACATCATCGCGATCCTGGGCATGGACGAACTGTCCGAAGAGGACAAGCAGGCCGTGTCGCGCGCGCGCAAGATCGAGCGCTTCTTCAGCCAGCCGTTCCACGTGGCCGAAGTGTTCACCGGCTCGCCGGGCAAGTACGTGTCGCTGAAGGACACCATCCGCGGCTTCAAGGCCATCGTCGACGGCGAGTACGACCACCTGCCGGAGCAGGCCTTCTACATGGTCGGCGGCATCGAGGAAGCGGTCGAGAAGGCCAAGAAGATGGCCGAGAAGGCCTGA
- the atpG gene encoding F0F1 ATP synthase subunit gamma: MAGGREIKSKIKSVQNTRKVTRALEMVSASKIRKAQDRMKTSRPYAQAMKQVIGHLAQASTDYTHPFLVQRESVKRVGYIVISSDRGLAGGLNNNLFRKMLGEVRQWQDQGAGVDVVTIGQKASVFFRRIKVDMVGSVSHLGDLPQLEQLIGVIKVMLDAFTEGKLDRVYLVYNRFVNTMTQKASFDQLLPLPAAESQVAHHDWDYLYEPDAASVLEHVMTRYIESLVYQAVLENVASEHAARMVAMKAASDNASKLISTLQLVYNKARQAAITQEISEIVGGAAAV; encoded by the coding sequence ATGGCAGGCGGACGCGAAATCAAATCCAAGATCAAGAGCGTGCAGAACACCCGCAAGGTGACGCGCGCGCTCGAGATGGTCTCGGCCTCCAAGATCCGCAAGGCGCAGGATCGGATGAAGACCTCGCGTCCGTACGCGCAGGCGATGAAGCAGGTGATCGGGCATCTGGCGCAGGCCAGCACCGATTACACGCATCCGTTCCTGGTGCAGCGCGAGTCGGTCAAGCGCGTCGGCTACATCGTGATCTCCTCCGATCGCGGCCTGGCCGGCGGCCTGAACAACAACCTGTTCCGCAAGATGCTGGGCGAAGTGCGCCAGTGGCAGGACCAGGGCGCGGGCGTGGACGTGGTCACCATCGGCCAGAAGGCCTCGGTGTTCTTCCGCCGGATCAAGGTGGACATGGTCGGCAGCGTCAGCCACCTCGGCGACCTGCCGCAGTTGGAGCAGTTGATCGGCGTGATCAAGGTGATGCTGGACGCGTTCACCGAAGGCAAGCTGGACCGCGTGTATCTGGTCTACAACCGCTTCGTCAACACGATGACGCAGAAGGCCAGCTTCGACCAGCTGCTGCCGCTGCCGGCGGCCGAGAGCCAGGTCGCGCACCACGACTGGGACTACCTGTACGAACCCGATGCCGCGAGCGTGCTCGAGCACGTGATGACGCGCTACATCGAGTCGCTGGTGTACCAGGCGGTGCTGGAGAACGTGGCGTCCGAGCATGCGGCGCGCATGGTCGCGATGAAGGCGGCCAGCGACAACGCCAGCAAGCTGATCAGCACCTTGCAGTTGGTCTACAACAAGGCGCGTCAGGCTGCGATCACCCAGGAAATTTCCGAAATCGTCGGCGGCGCAGCCGCTGTGTAG